In a single window of the Immundisolibacter sp. genome:
- a CDS encoding nitroreductase, with amino-acid sequence MEVIAAMRDRISVRAYLDQPVTRETLEQVLEAARWAPSGTNTQPWQVLAVTGAVKQRISTGILSHVAGGGPPSAHYDYYPDKFVEPYKGRRWRCGMQLYGALGVGALGVSIDDKAARQKAMLNNFDFFGAPLGLFFYIDRAMARGSWIDMGMFLQNVMLAARGYGLETCPQFALAMYPQIVAEHIAAPENHDLVCGMSIGYGDPDAPVNRYRTERMAVQEFLTWAE; translated from the coding sequence TTGGAAGTCATTGCGGCGATGCGGGATCGAATCTCGGTACGCGCCTACCTTGATCAGCCGGTTACCAGAGAAACGTTGGAACAGGTGCTGGAGGCGGCGCGCTGGGCGCCGTCGGGCACCAACACGCAGCCATGGCAAGTGCTTGCCGTGACCGGAGCGGTCAAGCAGCGCATCAGCACTGGAATTCTGAGTCACGTGGCCGGCGGTGGCCCGCCGAGCGCCCACTACGACTATTACCCGGACAAGTTCGTCGAGCCCTACAAGGGCCGGCGCTGGCGCTGCGGTATGCAGTTATATGGGGCGCTCGGGGTTGGGGCGCTCGGGGTCAGCATCGACGACAAAGCGGCCCGGCAAAAGGCGATGCTCAATAATTTCGATTTTTTCGGTGCGCCGCTAGGCCTGTTCTTTTACATCGACCGGGCCATGGCGCGGGGGTCCTGGATCGACATGGGCATGTTTCTTCAGAACGTCATGCTCGCGGCGCGTGGTTACGGCCTCGAAACCTGTCCCCAGTTCGCGCTCGCCATGTATCCGCAAATTGTGGCGGAGCACATCGCGGCGCCCGAAAACCACGACCTGGTGTGCGGCATGTCGATCGGGTATGGCGATCCCGACGCGCCGGTGAACCGGTACCGTACCGAGCGGATGGCCGTTCAAGAGTTTTTGACCTGGGCCGAATAG
- a CDS encoding alkane 1-monooxygenase, translating into MPRIGEYARYLIATAMLGNGIVGLALGGGWVWLGLAGFVSLALLDFTSGVDLSLRGGAGKWFYNGVLYLQLPLMVTLWVLFALHIRADDLGLFNMLGALIAVAFLSALGGLPSAHELMHRKHPLEIAYCSLYLTVFGLPMNDLNHVHGHHPFVGTAADSDTPVRGESVYGFVRRSIVHGTRIAYQIEKNRLGKTGHSVFWWRSRVVWAVLSVSTWVGLFVWLAGPLGLPWLLAAWAVCFLILGGFNYTQHYGLVREPGTPLLPHHSWNHLNTFSRAVSFEISTHAEHHLDPDKHYELLRPYPEAPQMPSIVACFLASFIPPLWERMIAKPRLIDWDRRYANGRERELAMAANIHAGWPRWLDSAPTG; encoded by the coding sequence ATGCCACGGATAGGCGAATACGCGCGTTACCTCATTGCCACCGCCATGCTGGGCAACGGCATCGTGGGCTTGGCCCTGGGCGGTGGCTGGGTATGGCTGGGGCTGGCTGGCTTCGTCAGCCTGGCGCTGCTGGATTTCACTTCCGGCGTGGACCTGAGCCTGCGCGGAGGCGCCGGCAAGTGGTTCTACAACGGCGTGTTGTACCTGCAACTGCCGCTGATGGTGACGCTGTGGGTGTTATTTGCGCTACACATCCGCGCCGATGATCTGGGCCTGTTCAACATGCTGGGCGCCTTGATTGCGGTGGCGTTCCTGAGTGCGCTGGGCGGCCTTCCGTCAGCCCACGAACTGATGCACCGCAAGCATCCGCTGGAGATCGCTTACTGCAGCCTGTACCTGACGGTGTTCGGCCTGCCGATGAACGACCTCAACCACGTGCACGGCCACCATCCGTTCGTCGGCACCGCGGCGGACTCTGACACTCCAGTACGCGGGGAGTCGGTATACGGCTTTGTCAGGCGCTCGATCGTTCACGGCACCCGTATCGCGTACCAGATCGAAAAAAATCGCCTGGGCAAAACCGGGCATTCCGTATTCTGGTGGCGCAGTCGCGTGGTTTGGGCGGTGCTCAGCGTCAGCACCTGGGTCGGTCTGTTTGTGTGGCTGGCGGGGCCGCTCGGTCTGCCCTGGCTGCTGGCGGCCTGGGCGGTGTGTTTCCTGATTCTGGGCGGCTTCAACTACACGCAGCACTACGGCCTGGTACGCGAACCGGGCACGCCGCTGCTGCCGCACCATTCATGGAATCACTTGAACACCTTCAGCCGTGCGGTGTCGTTCGAGATATCCACGCATGCCGAACATCACCTCGACCCCGACAAGCACTATGAGTTGCTGCGACCCTACCCCGAGGCGCCGCAGATGCCGAGCATCGTGGCCTGCTTTCTGGCGTCGTTCATCCCGCCGCTGTGGGAACGTATGATCGCCAAGCCGCGGCTCATTGACTGGGATCGGCGCTACGCCAACGGGCGGGAGCGGGAGTTGGCCATGGCCGCCAACATCCACGCCGGCTGGCCGCGCTGGCTGGATAGCGCACCGACAGGCTGA